One segment of Ureibacillus thermophilus DNA contains the following:
- the spoVT gene encoding stage V sporulation protein T — MKATGIVRRIDDLGRVVIPKEIRRTMRIREGDPLEIYTDREGEVILKKYSPINDLGEFAKEYAESLYETIGTPALISDRDEMIAVAGLSKKDYTNRRLSSFAEEFMKQRSIVLEKNETTIELVPGQFEQVKSYCVAPIVVNGDTIGAVYLLSKVHNLSEVEQKAAETAANFLAKQMEN, encoded by the coding sequence ATGAAAGCAACAGGAATAGTTCGTCGTATTGATGATTTAGGTCGTGTTGTAATTCCTAAAGAAATTCGTAGAACGATGAGGATTCGAGAAGGAGATCCTTTGGAAATTTATACGGATCGCGAAGGAGAAGTTATTCTGAAAAAGTATTCGCCGATTAATGATTTAGGCGAGTTTGCAAAAGAATATGCGGAATCTTTGTATGAAACAATCGGAACGCCTGCGTTGATCAGCGACCGTGATGAAATGATTGCTGTCGCAGGGTTGTCGAAGAAAGATTATACGAATCGTCGTCTCTCCAGTTTTGCGGAGGAATTCATGAAACAACGATCTATTGTTTTGGAAAAGAATGAAACGACGATTGAATTAGTGCCTGGCCAATTTGAACAAGTGAAATCCTATTGTGTGGCGCCGATTGTTGTAAACGGTGACACGATTGGGGCCGTATACTTGCTTTCAAAAGTTCATAACTTAAGTGAAGTGGAGCAAAAAGCGGCGGAAACGGCAGCTAATTTCCTAGCTAAACAAATGGAAAACTAA
- the mfd gene encoding transcription-repair coupling factor has product MRVMTQLFSQEKHINKLINDLKEQSVKSQLVTGLTGSARAVMIDALFKELNRPLYIISPNLLQAQKLVDDLTFLAGEEYVHYYPADEFIASDMTVTSPELRAGRISTMDHLARKETAIYVIPIAGMRKYMTPVEQWKQNLLEVQVGQEIDIDQWLSKLVEMGYTRSQMVTTPGEFALRGGILDIYPPYAESPFRIELFDTEVDSIREFSADDQRSIKKIDQCRILPAIELLLTADQRIQLAERLEKALAKSIKKVKKQEVQEALYENIQYDIEMLKQGNLPNHVTKYGSLLYDKPAFLGDYFSQEGIILFDELGRIQEVSEAWEREEEEWFISLIEEGKMVHDVQPSYPLKEIFSMLNLPKIYFNLFTRTFTGIRFDQTLNFSCKPMQQFHGQISLLQSEIERWKREKFTVLLVADGKQRLEKIKNMLEDYQIDVTIGPPTGNGIYLVDGMLTAGFELPLQRIAVVTDDELFKQRTKRKKSRPQKMTNAERIKSYTEIKPGDYVVHVHHGIGKYVGIQTLEVNGTHKDYLHILYRGDDKLFVPVDQIDLVQKYVSSEGKEPKLHKLGGTEWKKAKAKVSSAVRDIAEELIKLYAKREAEKGYAFSPDTDEQREFESAFPYEETEDQLRTIMEVKRDMERERPMDRLVCGDVGYGKTEVAIRAAFKAIMDGKQVAFLVPTTVLAQQHYETISARFEDYAINVGLLSRFRTRKEQAETIKGLKDGTVDIVIGTHRLLSKDVSFKDLGLLIVDEEQRFGVAHKEKIKQLKTNVDVLTLTATPIPRTLHMSMVGVRDLSVIETPPQNRFPVQTYVMEYSPALVREAIEREMARGGQTFYLYNRVEDMAKKVEEIQSLVPEARVTYAHGKMTETQLESVILSFLNGEFDVLVTTTIIETGVDMPNVNTLIVQDADKMGLSQLYQLRGRVGRSNRVAYAYFMYQRDKVLTEVAEQRLQAIKEFTELGSGFKIAMRDLSIRGAGNLLGAQQHGFIDTVGFDLYSQLLEEAIVELKGEKREEKPEVEIILHVDAYIPDQYIPDGYQKIQMYKRIKAMENPEDYHEILEELHDRFGDMPSETERLLRIARIKAWATQSGIVSIKEKQKVISIVFSEEGTKNVDGSVVVTETMKFEKAVGFSMDGPILTVTIDEKKCGKHAPLDVLEQVVEIIYKARKNNVVEQEAK; this is encoded by the coding sequence ATGAGAGTAATGACTCAATTATTCTCTCAAGAAAAACATATAAACAAGTTAATAAACGATTTAAAAGAGCAATCGGTGAAATCTCAATTGGTTACAGGGTTGACAGGCAGTGCACGCGCTGTAATGATCGATGCTCTTTTTAAAGAATTAAATCGTCCTTTATACATTATTTCTCCTAATTTATTGCAGGCTCAAAAGTTAGTAGATGATTTAACATTCCTTGCAGGAGAAGAATATGTGCATTATTATCCAGCCGATGAGTTTATCGCTTCGGATATGACGGTGACATCACCGGAGCTAAGGGCAGGGCGGATTTCTACAATGGATCACTTGGCAAGAAAAGAAACGGCCATATATGTGATTCCAATTGCAGGTATGAGAAAATATATGACGCCTGTGGAGCAATGGAAACAAAATCTATTAGAAGTGCAAGTCGGACAAGAAATTGATATAGACCAATGGCTTTCGAAATTAGTCGAAATGGGTTACACCCGAAGCCAAATGGTAACAACCCCAGGTGAGTTTGCATTGCGTGGAGGAATACTAGATATCTATCCACCTTATGCAGAGTCACCGTTTCGTATTGAACTTTTTGATACGGAAGTAGATTCCATTCGCGAATTTTCAGCGGATGATCAGCGTTCCATCAAAAAAATAGACCAATGCCGGATTCTTCCCGCCATTGAATTATTGCTCACAGCGGATCAGCGCATTCAGCTGGCAGAGCGGCTTGAAAAAGCGCTCGCCAAAAGCATCAAAAAGGTTAAAAAACAGGAAGTACAAGAAGCATTGTATGAAAATATTCAGTACGATATTGAAATGCTGAAACAAGGAAATCTGCCTAATCATGTTACGAAGTATGGTTCTTTGTTATACGACAAGCCGGCATTTTTAGGAGATTATTTTTCGCAAGAAGGAATTATTTTATTCGATGAGCTAGGGCGGATTCAGGAAGTATCCGAAGCTTGGGAACGGGAAGAGGAAGAATGGTTCATTTCATTAATTGAAGAAGGAAAAATGGTACATGATGTTCAGCCTTCCTATCCTCTGAAAGAAATTTTTTCCATGTTAAACTTGCCGAAAATTTATTTCAACTTATTTACGCGCACGTTTACAGGTATTCGTTTCGACCAAACGTTGAATTTTTCTTGCAAACCAATGCAGCAATTTCATGGACAAATTTCTCTCTTGCAAAGTGAAATTGAACGCTGGAAACGGGAAAAATTTACGGTGTTATTGGTGGCAGATGGAAAACAGCGTTTAGAAAAAATAAAAAACATGTTGGAAGATTATCAGATTGACGTGACCATTGGGCCGCCGACAGGAAACGGGATTTACTTAGTAGATGGAATGCTTACAGCCGGGTTTGAACTACCTTTGCAGCGCATTGCCGTTGTGACAGATGATGAATTATTTAAGCAACGTACAAAGCGGAAAAAATCAAGACCGCAAAAAATGACCAATGCGGAGCGGATTAAAAGTTATACGGAAATTAAACCGGGAGATTATGTGGTCCATGTGCATCACGGAATCGGGAAATATGTCGGCATTCAAACGCTAGAAGTAAACGGCACCCATAAAGACTACCTCCATATTCTCTACCGAGGCGATGACAAATTATTCGTTCCAGTCGACCAAATTGACTTAGTGCAAAAATATGTTTCTTCGGAAGGAAAGGAACCAAAGCTTCATAAGCTGGGCGGTACGGAATGGAAAAAGGCAAAGGCAAAAGTTTCATCCGCTGTTAGGGATATTGCGGAAGAACTCATCAAGCTCTATGCAAAAAGGGAAGCAGAAAAAGGATATGCCTTTTCTCCTGATACCGATGAGCAGCGGGAATTTGAAAGTGCTTTTCCATATGAAGAAACGGAAGACCAGCTTCGAACAATTATGGAAGTAAAGAGAGATATGGAACGGGAACGGCCAATGGATCGGCTCGTTTGTGGAGATGTAGGATACGGAAAAACGGAAGTAGCTATCCGTGCTGCTTTTAAGGCGATTATGGATGGCAAGCAAGTAGCGTTTCTTGTGCCAACGACCGTTTTAGCTCAGCAACATTATGAAACCATCAGCGCAAGATTTGAGGATTATGCCATTAATGTAGGTTTATTAAGCCGTTTCCGAACAAGAAAAGAACAGGCGGAAACTATTAAAGGACTAAAAGATGGAACAGTGGATATTGTCATTGGCACCCATCGCTTGCTCTCAAAAGATGTCTCTTTTAAAGATTTAGGTTTATTGATTGTCGATGAGGAGCAGCGTTTCGGAGTGGCCCATAAAGAAAAAATTAAACAATTAAAAACGAACGTGGATGTGCTCACTTTAACGGCCACGCCGATTCCAAGAACGCTTCATATGTCGATGGTCGGCGTAAGAGATCTTTCTGTCATTGAAACACCTCCGCAAAACCGCTTCCCGGTTCAAACTTATGTAATGGAATATAGCCCAGCTTTGGTTCGGGAAGCCATTGAGCGGGAGATGGCGCGTGGAGGGCAAACCTTCTACTTATATAACCGTGTGGAAGACATGGCGAAAAAAGTAGAGGAAATTCAATCCCTTGTGCCTGAAGCCCGGGTGACATACGCCCACGGCAAGATGACAGAAACCCAATTAGAATCTGTCATTCTTAGCTTCTTAAACGGAGAATTCGATGTGCTTGTAACGACGACTATTATTGAAACCGGCGTGGATATGCCAAATGTTAATACGCTAATTGTTCAAGATGCAGATAAGATGGGGCTTTCCCAGCTTTATCAGCTGCGCGGACGCGTGGGAAGATCAAACCGGGTGGCTTACGCTTATTTCATGTATCAGCGGGATAAAGTGCTGACAGAAGTAGCTGAACAGCGTTTACAAGCCATTAAAGAATTTACAGAGCTAGGTTCCGGATTTAAAATCGCCATGCGCGACTTATCCATCCGAGGGGCGGGGAATCTGCTTGGCGCCCAGCAGCATGGCTTTATTGATACCGTAGGATTTGATCTATACTCTCAATTATTAGAAGAGGCCATTGTGGAGCTGAAAGGGGAAAAACGGGAAGAAAAACCGGAAGTTGAAATTATTCTCCATGTGGATGCGTACATTCCGGATCAATATATTCCTGATGGCTATCAAAAAATCCAAATGTATAAACGAATTAAAGCGATGGAAAATCCGGAAGATTATCACGAAATCCTCGAAGAATTGCACGACCGGTTTGGAGATATGCCTTCGGAAACAGAAAGATTATTACGCATTGCAAGAATTAAAGCGTGGGCAACGCAATCAGGAATTGTTTCCATTAAAGAAAAGCAAAAAGTCATTTCCATTGTCTTTTCTGAAGAAGGTACAAAAAATGTTGATGGCTCCGTTGTAGTGACCGAAACGATGAAATTTGAAAAAGCGGTTGGCTTCAGCATGGATGGACCAATTTTAACAGTGACGATTGACGAGAAAAAATGCGGAAAACATGCTCCATTGGATGTGTTGGAACAGGTTGTTGAAATAATTTATAAGGCAAGGAAGAATAATGTAGTGGAACAAGAAGCAAAATAA
- a CDS encoding anti-sigma-F factor Fin, whose protein sequence is MTVRYRCRYCDTELGTLPFNEEETIRKIHLFEVGEIEEFIEKDELGVTTIHCICEHCEESLRQFPDYYALNKWIQ, encoded by the coding sequence ATGACTGTTCGTTACCGCTGCAGATATTGTGATACTGAATTGGGCACTTTACCATTTAACGAAGAAGAAACAATCCGCAAGATTCATTTATTTGAAGTAGGGGAAATAGAAGAATTTATTGAAAAGGATGAACTGGGAGTAACGACGATCCATTGCATTTGCGAGCATTGTGAAGAATCCTTGCGTCAATTTCCTGATTACTATGCCTTAAATAAGTGGATTCAATAA
- the pth gene encoding aminoacyl-tRNA hydrolase yields the protein MKLIVGLGNPGKQYERTRHNIGFMCVDALANKWNVSLSDMKFNGMYAIVHRPEGKVMLLKPLTYMNLSGECVRPIMDYFDIDIDDIVVIYDDLDLETGKLRLREKGSAGGHNGMKSLIQHLGTQEFKRIRVGINRPPAGMKVPDYVLSKFSKEEQPIIEKAVEKAVQACEMWLSKKFIDVMNEFN from the coding sequence ATGAAACTAATTGTTGGTTTGGGAAATCCAGGAAAACAGTATGAACGTACGCGGCATAATATCGGTTTTATGTGTGTGGATGCATTGGCAAATAAATGGAATGTTTCATTAAGCGACATGAAATTTAACGGTATGTATGCCATTGTACATCGGCCAGAAGGTAAAGTGATGCTATTAAAACCGCTCACTTATATGAATTTATCCGGTGAATGTGTTCGGCCCATCATGGATTACTTTGATATAGATATTGACGATATCGTTGTCATTTATGACGATTTAGATTTAGAAACTGGAAAGCTTCGATTGCGGGAAAAGGGAAGCGCTGGGGGACATAATGGAATGAAGTCGCTCATCCAGCATCTTGGAACACAAGAATTTAAGCGTATTCGCGTCGGCATTAATCGGCCTCCAGCTGGCATGAAAGTGCCGGATTATGTGCTTTCCAAATTTTCAAAAGAAGAACAACCGATTATTGAAAAAGCGGTTGAAAAAGCAGTTCAAGCTTGTGAAATGTGGCTTTCAAAAAAATTTATTGATGTTATGAACGAGTTTAATTAA
- a CDS encoding 50S ribosomal protein L25/general stress protein Ctc, translating into MSTVLQATKRKTGVRSELTQLRKGGKLPAVIYGYDIENTPIAVDYKEIAKEVQKRGRTSIFDLDVEGKRVKALIQEVQREPLKGTVLHIDFYSVNMEQEVEVDVPIHAVGESVGVKEGGVLTQILDTLKIKVKPAEIPEKIDIDITTLGIGDTIFVSDIRDRVDYQIIEGDDVTIFTVTSPATARDAGQGDDDNQDIKATEAPESQA; encoded by the coding sequence ATGAGCACAGTATTACAAGCGACAAAACGTAAGACTGGTGTGCGTTCAGAATTGACCCAACTTAGAAAAGGAGGAAAATTACCTGCCGTTATCTACGGCTATGATATCGAAAATACTCCGATTGCCGTCGATTATAAGGAAATTGCCAAAGAAGTGCAAAAAAGAGGAAGAACGAGTATTTTCGATTTGGATGTGGAAGGAAAAAGAGTAAAAGCACTGATTCAGGAAGTGCAAAGAGAGCCATTAAAAGGCACAGTATTGCACATTGATTTTTATTCCGTCAATATGGAGCAGGAAGTGGAAGTAGATGTTCCTATCCATGCTGTTGGTGAATCAGTCGGAGTGAAAGAAGGGGGCGTATTAACGCAAATTTTAGATACGCTCAAAATTAAAGTGAAGCCGGCTGAAATTCCTGAGAAAATTGATATTGATATTACTACATTAGGTATTGGGGATACAATTTTTGTGAGTGATATTCGAGATAGAGTCGATTATCAAATTATAGAAGGCGATGATGTGACAATCTTTACAGTCACTTCACCGGCTACTGCCCGCGATGCCGGACAAGGCGATGACGATAATCAAGATATAAAAGCAACAGAAGCACCGGAATCTCAAGCATAA
- a CDS encoding ribose-phosphate diphosphokinase gives MPYSYADSKLKIFSLNSNYPLAQEIAELMGVELGKCSVKHFSDGEIQINIEESIRGCDVFIVQSTSYPVNEHLMELLIMIDAVKRASARTVNVVIPYYGYARQDRKAKAREPITAKLVANLLETAGATRVIVLDLHAPQIQGFFDILIDHLMAVPLISEYFKSKGFSEDEVVIVSPDHGGVTRARKMAERLKAPIAIIDKRRPKPNVAEVMNIVGNVEGKICILIDDIIDTAGTITIGANALLENGAKEVYACCTHPVLSGPAIERIQNSVIKELVVTNTIKLPEEKMIPKITQLSVAQLMAEAISRIYENKSVSTLFD, from the coding sequence ATGCCGTATTCATACGCTGATTCTAAATTAAAAATATTTTCGTTAAATTCAAATTATCCATTAGCACAAGAAATTGCTGAACTAATGGGTGTAGAATTAGGAAAATGTTCTGTAAAACATTTTAGTGATGGGGAAATTCAAATCAATATTGAAGAAAGTATTCGCGGTTGCGATGTATTCATCGTCCAATCTACTTCCTATCCAGTGAATGAACACTTAATGGAACTTTTAATTATGATTGATGCCGTAAAACGCGCATCTGCCCGCACAGTGAATGTGGTAATTCCTTATTATGGATATGCCCGCCAAGATCGTAAAGCAAAAGCGCGCGAGCCAATTACAGCAAAATTAGTAGCTAACTTATTAGAAACTGCTGGCGCAACTCGCGTAATCGTGCTCGATTTACATGCTCCTCAAATTCAAGGATTCTTTGACATTTTAATCGACCATTTAATGGCGGTTCCATTAATTTCTGAATACTTTAAATCAAAAGGCTTCTCAGAAGATGAAGTAGTAATCGTTTCACCTGACCACGGTGGCGTAACGAGAGCCCGTAAAATGGCTGAGCGTTTGAAAGCACCAATTGCCATTATCGATAAACGCCGTCCAAAACCAAACGTGGCAGAAGTGATGAATATCGTTGGGAATGTGGAAGGAAAAATTTGTATCTTAATTGATGATATTATCGATACAGCCGGAACGATTACAATTGGTGCCAATGCATTGCTTGAAAATGGAGCAAAAGAAGTATATGCATGCTGCACACATCCAGTGCTATCAGGTCCGGCAATTGAGAGAATCCAAAACTCTGTCATTAAAGAATTAGTGGTGACAAACACGATTAAATTGCCAGAGGAAAAAATGATTCCAAAAATTACTCAATTATCTGTAGCCCAATTAATGGCGGAAGCAATTTCCCGTATCTACGAAAACAAATCAGTAAGTACATTATTTGATTAA
- the glmU gene encoding bifunctional UDP-N-acetylglucosamine diphosphorylase/glucosamine-1-phosphate N-acetyltransferase GlmU, with translation MTNIFAIVLAAGQGTRMKSKLYKVLHPVCGKPMVEHVVDNILTLNVNRIVTIVGHGAEKVKEQLGDKSEYVLQEEQLGTAHAVMQAESLLGDLEGVTFVVCGDTPLIRPETMKALFEHHVAQKAKATILTAIADDPTGYGRVIRNEEGQVAQIVEHKDATPEQRLEKEINTGTYCFDNKALFEALKRVNNNNAQGEYYLPDVIGILKEKGEIVTAYVCEDFNETLGVNDRIALSQAEEIMRERINQKHMANGVTIINPSMTHISIEAEIGRDTIIYPGVVIEGKTVIGEDCIIGPNSQIINSQVGNRSVVKHSVVQQSVIGEDTSVGPFAHLRPEAELGNHVKIGNFVEVKKSTIGDETKVSHLSYIGDAEIGKNVNIGCGSITVNYDGNNKHKTIIEDNVFVGCNSNLVAPVTLRTGSFIAAGSTITKEVPQDSLAIARARQENKIDYAKKLR, from the coding sequence ATGACGAATATTTTTGCGATTGTATTGGCTGCCGGCCAAGGAACTCGCATGAAGTCCAAATTATACAAAGTATTACATCCAGTATGTGGAAAGCCTATGGTAGAACACGTTGTTGACAATATACTAACTTTAAATGTTAATCGTATTGTAACAATCGTTGGTCATGGTGCAGAAAAAGTGAAAGAACAACTTGGAGATAAATCTGAGTATGTACTTCAAGAAGAGCAGCTTGGCACAGCCCATGCCGTCATGCAGGCAGAATCATTGTTAGGTGATTTAGAAGGCGTTACATTTGTTGTTTGTGGAGATACACCTTTAATTCGCCCGGAAACGATGAAAGCGCTTTTCGAACATCACGTTGCTCAAAAGGCAAAAGCTACAATTTTAACGGCTATTGCGGATGATCCAACAGGTTATGGCCGGGTGATTCGCAATGAAGAAGGGCAAGTAGCGCAAATAGTAGAACATAAAGATGCAACACCAGAGCAGCGATTAGAAAAAGAAATTAACACTGGCACCTATTGCTTCGATAACAAGGCATTGTTTGAGGCATTAAAGCGAGTGAATAATAACAATGCGCAAGGTGAATATTATTTGCCGGATGTAATTGGAATTCTTAAGGAAAAAGGTGAAATTGTTACCGCTTACGTCTGTGAAGATTTCAATGAAACCCTTGGCGTAAATGATCGGATTGCCTTATCTCAAGCGGAAGAAATAATGCGTGAACGCATCAATCAAAAGCATATGGCCAATGGAGTAACGATTATTAATCCATCGATGACACATATTAGTATTGAAGCTGAAATAGGCCGCGATACGATCATATATCCGGGTGTTGTCATTGAAGGAAAAACAGTGATTGGCGAAGATTGCATCATTGGTCCGAATAGCCAAATTATTAACAGCCAAGTGGGCAACCGGTCAGTTGTAAAACATTCCGTAGTGCAACAAAGCGTGATCGGAGAAGATACTTCTGTTGGCCCGTTTGCTCATTTAAGACCAGAAGCGGAATTGGGTAATCATGTAAAAATTGGAAACTTTGTAGAAGTGAAGAAAAGTACAATTGGAGATGAAACAAAAGTATCTCATTTGAGTTATATAGGCGACGCAGAGATTGGGAAAAATGTTAATATAGGATGTGGGTCTATTACCGTTAACTACGACGGTAATAATAAACATAAAACCATTATTGAAGACAATGTATTTGTTGGATGCAATTCCAACTTAGTAGCTCCTGTTACATTGAGAACAGGGTCATTCATTGCGGCTGGATCCACGATTACAAAAGAAGTGCCGCAGGATTCACTGGCGATTGCTCGCGCTAGACAAGAAAATAAAATTGACTATGCAAAAAAATTAAGATAA
- the spoVG gene encoding septation regulator SpoVG, with protein MEVTDVRLRRVQTDGRMRAIASITLDDEFVVHDIRVIDGNNGLFVAMPSKRTPDGEFRDIAHPINSKTRSKIQDVVLAAYHAAGEEKAEAQSESQLEEANA; from the coding sequence ATGGAAGTGACTGACGTAAGATTACGCCGCGTGCAAACGGATGGACGCATGCGTGCTATTGCTTCCATCACACTAGATGATGAGTTTGTAGTTCATGATATTCGAGTGATTGATGGAAATAATGGGTTATTTGTGGCTATGCCAAGCAAAAGAACGCCAGACGGAGAATTCCGCGATATTGCGCATCCAATTAATTCAAAAACACGCAGCAAAATCCAGGATGTGGTGTTAGCTGCTTATCATGCTGCTGGTGAAGAAAAGGCAGAAGCGCAAAGCGAATCTCAATTAGAAGAAGCAAACGCATAA
- a CDS encoding RidA family protein produces the protein MKAVSTTNAPKAIGPYSQGIIAGGFFFSSGQIPLTPEGELVEGDIVAQTNQVFKNLKAVLAEAGLSLNNVVKTTVFLSDMNDFAKMNEAYEANFGDHKPARSAVEVARLPKDVKVEIEVIAVFE, from the coding sequence ATGAAAGCAGTATCCACTACAAATGCTCCTAAAGCAATTGGGCCATATTCTCAAGGAATTATTGCAGGGGGATTTTTCTTTAGTTCCGGCCAAATTCCTTTGACCCCAGAAGGCGAATTAGTAGAAGGAGACATCGTTGCACAAACAAACCAAGTTTTTAAAAATTTGAAAGCTGTTCTTGCGGAAGCAGGGCTATCCCTAAATAATGTAGTTAAAACAACTGTATTTTTAAGCGATATGAATGATTTTGCCAAAATGAATGAAGCATATGAAGCAAATTTTGGCGATCATAAACCTGCCCGCTCTGCAGTAGAAGTTGCTCGACTCCCAAAAGATGTAAAAGTGGAAATTGAAGTTATAGCTGTATTTGAATAA
- the purR gene encoding pur operon repressor: MKWKRSERLVDMTHYLLEHPHQLIPLTYFAELYNSAKSSISEDLAIVKGTFEERGIGELVTIPGASGGVKYIPTVSDDEVREIIQILISELSKSDRLLPGGYLFMTDLLGNPSIMNRVGKVFANIFKDQQIDAIMTVATKGISIAHAIARHLNVPVVVVRRDSKVTEGSTVSINYVSGSSRRIQTMVLSKRSMKSGQRVLITDDFMKVGGTMNGMKNLLEEFDCTLAGIAVLVEAEHVGETLVDDYYSLVKLHSVNEKERTIQLSEGNYFSKER; encoded by the coding sequence ATGAAATGGAAGCGTAGTGAACGCTTAGTAGATATGACGCATTATTTGTTAGAGCATCCGCATCAACTAATTCCGTTGACTTATTTTGCTGAGTTGTATAATTCAGCTAAATCATCCATCAGCGAAGATTTAGCCATTGTAAAAGGGACGTTTGAAGAAAGAGGAATTGGAGAATTAGTGACGATACCTGGAGCAAGCGGAGGAGTTAAATATATACCAACTGTATCAGATGATGAAGTTCGGGAAATCATCCAAATCTTAATTTCGGAATTGAGCAAATCGGATCGTCTGCTTCCAGGCGGCTATTTATTTATGACCGATTTGTTGGGCAATCCAAGTATAATGAACCGAGTAGGAAAGGTATTTGCAAACATTTTTAAAGACCAGCAAATTGATGCCATTATGACCGTCGCTACAAAAGGTATTTCCATTGCCCACGCCATTGCAAGACATTTAAATGTGCCTGTTGTGGTTGTGCGCAGGGATAGCAAAGTAACAGAAGGATCAACAGTGAGCATTAACTATGTTTCAGGTTCTTCCAGAAGAATCCAAACAATGGTATTATCAAAACGTAGTATGAAAAGCGGCCAACGAGTTTTAATAACAGATGACTTTATGAAAGTTGGCGGAACCATGAATGGTATGAAAAATTTGTTGGAAGAATTTGATTGCACTTTGGCAGGCATTGCCGTTCTAGTGGAGGCAGAGCATGTAGGAGAAACGCTTGTCGACGATTATTATTCATTAGTCAAACTTCATTCTGTGAATGAGAAAGAGAGAACAATTCAATTGAGTGAAGGAAATTATTTTTCAAAGGAGAGATAG
- the ispE gene encoding 4-(cytidine 5'-diphospho)-2-C-methyl-D-erythritol kinase yields the protein MLYIKAPAKINLTLDVLYKRPDNYHEVEMVMTTVDLADRIGLELRKDGKIAISSSSGIVPEDERNLAYQAAMLLKNTYQIEEGATIYIEKEIPVAAGLAGGSSDAAATLRGLNKLWNLNLSIDTLAELGAKIGSDVPFCVYGGTALATGRGEKIQHLPAPPTCWVILAKPKLGVSTAKIYEGLNLESIEHPNTKQMIQALEEKDYSLMCKSLGNVLETVTCSVYPEVGFIKEHMLRFGVDAALMSGSGPTVFGFVKSESRLNRVYNGLKGFCEEVYAVRMLGKRNSLA from the coding sequence ATGCTTTATATAAAAGCACCTGCCAAAATTAATTTAACCCTTGATGTATTATATAAACGCCCTGACAACTATCACGAAGTAGAAATGGTAATGACGACGGTTGATTTAGCAGATCGCATTGGGCTTGAACTAAGAAAGGACGGGAAAATTGCCATTTCTTCATCAAGCGGCATTGTCCCGGAAGATGAACGGAATCTTGCTTATCAAGCAGCCATGCTTTTAAAAAATACATATCAAATTGAAGAAGGAGCAACGATTTATATTGAAAAGGAAATTCCTGTAGCAGCTGGGCTTGCAGGAGGAAGCAGCGATGCAGCAGCCACTTTGCGCGGGTTGAACAAACTATGGAATTTGAATTTATCCATAGATACGTTGGCAGAACTAGGAGCAAAAATTGGATCTGATGTTCCTTTTTGTGTTTATGGGGGCACGGCTTTAGCAACGGGTAGAGGGGAAAAAATACAACATTTGCCTGCACCTCCGACATGCTGGGTAATCCTTGCAAAGCCGAAGCTCGGCGTTTCAACAGCAAAAATTTATGAAGGTTTGAATTTGGAAAGCATCGAACACCCTAACACTAAACAAATGATCCAAGCTTTGGAAGAGAAAGATTATTCTTTAATGTGCAAGTCTTTAGGAAATGTTCTCGAAACGGTCACATGTTCGGTATATCCAGAAGTGGGATTTATTAAAGAACATATGCTGCGATTTGGCGTAGACGCTGCATTAATGAGTGGAAGCGGTCCAACAGTTTTTGGTTTTGTCAAAAGCGAATCAAGATTAAATCGCGTATACAATGGTTTAAAAGGCTTTTGTGAAGAAGTATATGCGGTGCGCATGTTAGGAAAAAGAAATTCACTTGCCTAA
- a CDS encoding small, acid-soluble spore protein, alpha/beta type, which yields MARRGGVMSSRLKEEIAKELGFYDVVQREGWGGIRARDAGNMVKRAIEMAEQSLAQQANQNSNQ from the coding sequence ATGGCAAGAAGAGGCGGAGTCATGTCGAGTCGTCTTAAAGAGGAGATTGCAAAAGAACTCGGGTTTTATGATGTAGTCCAACGGGAAGGTTGGGGTGGAATTAGAGCCCGAGATGCTGGTAACATGGTGAAGCGGGCAATCGAAATGGCTGAACAAAGTTTGGCGCAGCAAGCGAACCAAAACAGCAATCAATAA